GCTGCTACAACGAAGGCAAACGGTTTGCAGAAAGCCTGACCATGAATTACCGCACCCACCGGAAAGTTGATGCCAAAGTTGCGCGCGTGTTCAACACTTTTGGCCCACGCATGCGCCTGACCGATGGCCGTTTGGTGCCAAACTTGGTCAGTGCAGCAATTGAAAATACCCCCATGCAAATTTCCGGGAAGCCTGATGCCACAAGCACGTTTTGCTACATTTCTGACATGGTGGATGGTCTGGTGAAGTTCATGGCATCAAGCCAAGGCGGACCAATGAATTTGGGTAGCGATGCAGCTATTCCGCTGGTTGAAGTTGCAGAAAAAATTCTGGCGATCACGAAGTCCAGCAGTAGCATTGAGCATGTGGAACCAAGTCCATTCACGCACCGGCAAGGTGTACCGGACATTCGCTTAGCAAAGGAGCACCTTGGCTGGTTCCCCACAGTTTCCCTGGATGACGGTTTGACGCAAACGATTGATGCCATGCGGGGGAGTCGGGTGCTTTCGTACCAACCGGAGACGGAGTAGCATGGCGAAGATTCTTGTAACTGGTGGGGCTGGATTCATTGGCTCACATTTGGTGGATGCGCTGATTTCACGGAAGCATACGGTGACCGTCGTTGACGATTTAAGCCAAGGGAAAAGGGAGTATGTTGCGAAAGGTGCACGTTTCATTTGCCTACGCGTTCAAGATTCGAAAATGAAGAAGATTATTCGTGATGGGCATTTTTCGTATATCTACCACCTTGCTGCGCAGAAAAATTTGCAATATTCAAGACGTGAACCATTTGCAGATGCGGAAACAAACATTTTAGGAAGTTTGCAAATCCTCCAAGCTGCAAAATTGGCAAAGGTGAAAAAAATTATTTTTTTCTCAACCGCTGCGGTCTATGACCCAAAACAAAAGCAACCAGTTTCTGAAAATGCACGTCTTTATCCTGCAACGCCTTATGGGGTAAGTAAGCTAGCGTTTGAACAGTATTTGCGTGCGTTTGAGGTACCTCACGTCGTCTTACGACTCTCAAATGTTTTTGGCCCAAGACAAGATGGCAAAGGCGAAGGCGGGGTTGTAAGCATTTTTTGTGAAGATCTTGTTCAAGATCGTCCACCTCGTATTCACAATTCTGGTGCACAAACTCGAGATTTTATTTTTGTTAGCGATGTCGTACGGGCTGCGATTGCAGCGCTACACCCAAAAGCTCAAGGTGTCTACAATGTGAGTAGTGCTAAAGAGACATCCATTCGTGAGTTGTGTGCAACATTGCTTACAATCACTAAAAGTAATTATCAACCACTACGAGGCAGCATTATCCCTGAGCAAAGACGGAGCGCGTTGACGAATAATCGCATTCGGCAAACGTTAGGTTGGTTCCCGAAAACTTCACTTTTGACTGGGCTTCACCTCACTTTTCAATGGTTTGATCAACAAGCTTTAATACTATGAAGAAAAGAGAACATATCGTTGTTGTTGGGTTGGGTTACGTTGGGTTACCACTAGCCGCTTTAGCTGCGGAAAAGGGGTACAAGGTTTTTGGCATCGCCAAAGGCAAGCAGAAGGTGAATGCCCTAAATAAGGGTGTGAATACGTTGCCGGATGAGCCTTCCATTGCCCCTACAGTGGCGAAGAAGCTCATTAAGGCATCTACCTCGTACGAAGCGGTGAAACGAGCGGATATCGTCATTATTTGCGTTCCAACGCCAGTGGATCATCTGTACAACCCTGATTTAACCCCGGTCATTGCCGCAGCAAAGGGGATTGCAAAGCACTTCAGAAAAGGTCAACTGATCATTCTGGAATCCACGGTGAACCCAGGAGTCTGTGAGGAAGTGGTTTTACCCATTCTGGGAGCAGGCGGGAAACGGAAAGTGGGACGGGATTTTGACCTGGCACACTGCCCAGAGCGGATTGACCCAGGCAATGAAAAATGGAATGTCCGGAATATTCCACGTTGCGTGGGTGCGCTTACTCCTCGCGGCG
This genomic stretch from Patescibacteria group bacterium harbors:
- a CDS encoding nucleotide sugar dehydrogenase; protein product: MKKREHIVVVGLGYVGLPLAALAAEKGYKVFGIAKGKQKVNALNKGVNTLPDEPSIAPTVAKKLIKASTSYEAVKRADIVIICVPTPVDHLYNPDLTPVIAAAKGIAKHFRKGQLIILESTVNPGVCEEVVLPILGAGGKRKVGRDFDLAHCPERIDPGNEKWNVRNIPRCVGALTPRGAQRAAKFYRSIITGEVRVMKSIKEAEATKIIENTFRDINIAYVNELAKSFDVLGIDVYDVIQGAATKPFAFMPHYPSVGVGGHCIAVDPYYLIERARKAGFDHKFLKLAREINN
- a CDS encoding NAD-dependent epimerase/dehydratase family protein — its product is MAKILVTGGAGFIGSHLVDALISRKHTVTVVDDLSQGKREYVAKGARFICLRVQDSKMKKIIRDGHFSYIYHLAAQKNLQYSRREPFADAETNILGSLQILQAAKLAKVKKIIFFSTAAVYDPKQKQPVSENARLYPATPYGVSKLAFEQYLRAFEVPHVVLRLSNVFGPRQDGKGEGGVVSIFCEDLVQDRPPRIHNSGAQTRDFIFVSDVVRAAIAALHPKAQGVYNVSSAKETSIRELCATLLTITKSNYQPLRGSIIPEQRRSALTNNRIRQTLGWFPKTSLLTGLHLTFQWFDQQALIL
- a CDS encoding GDP-mannose 4,6-dehydratase, which translates into the protein MTQRKHSYDIKNILIAGGAGFMGSHLCDELVQKNRVICVDDFSTGTIENINHLLQHPNFKFIRHDFHEPLDLERFPELVPFQITFQGIQEIYNLACPTSPREYAKLPIETLRANAFASYFLLELAAKYDAKYLLASSSAVYGEPVNDQPFREDYWGFIDPVGPRSCYNEGKRFAESLTMNYRTHRKVDAKVARVFNTFGPRMRLTDGRLVPNLVSAAIENTPMQISGKPDATSTFCYISDMVDGLVKFMASSQGGPMNLGSDAAIPLVEVAEKILAITKSSSSIEHVEPSPFTHRQGVPDIRLAKEHLGWFPTVSLDDGLTQTIDAMRGSRVLSYQPETE